Proteins from a genomic interval of Rhodothermus marinus:
- a CDS encoding GMC family oxidoreductase produces the protein MPQVLDRAPAYDVCIIGSGAGGGMAAYVLTQAGANVVMLEAGPMWDVTRDGAMFSWNYESPRRGASTVERPFGEFDACYGGWEIPGEPYLKDEGTDWMWFRARMLGGRTNHWGRISLRFGPDDFKGKSRDGYGDDWPIGYEDLAPYYDKVDRLIGVFGSKDNFYNEPDGIFLPPPKPRCYELLVAKACEKLGIPVLASRLSILTRPLNGRPACHYCSQCNRGCTVRANFASSYVLIPPALETGRLTIIPNAMAREILVDENLRARGVSYIDKETMQERQVRARIVVLGASACETARLLLNSRGPRYENGLANSSGLVGRYLMDSTGTSVAGFIPALVKNLPHNEDGVGGMHIYIPWWAYNQKLDFPRGYHLEVWGGRRMPGYGFGAGIHRLNGRLPGPDGRPRPKGGGGYGLQLKEDYRQLYGAIVGFSGRGEMIARYENYCTVDPNVVDRYGIPVLRFHVKWSDEEIRQARHMQETGREIIRAMGGEPLDEMPGPERGYGITKPGEIIHEAGTTRMGRDPKTSVLNPFCQAHDVPNLFVVDAGPFVSMPHKNPTWTILALAWRTADYIVEQRKQGNL, from the coding sequence ATGCCTCAGGTGCTTGACCGGGCCCCGGCGTACGATGTGTGCATTATCGGTTCCGGGGCCGGGGGCGGCATGGCCGCCTACGTACTGACCCAGGCCGGGGCCAACGTGGTGATGCTCGAAGCGGGGCCGATGTGGGATGTGACCCGCGACGGCGCCATGTTTTCCTGGAACTACGAGTCGCCCCGGCGCGGTGCTTCCACCGTGGAGCGTCCTTTCGGGGAGTTCGACGCCTGCTACGGCGGCTGGGAGATCCCTGGCGAGCCCTATCTGAAAGACGAAGGGACCGACTGGATGTGGTTCCGGGCACGGATGCTGGGCGGGCGGACCAACCACTGGGGCCGCATCTCGCTCCGCTTCGGGCCCGACGACTTCAAGGGTAAAAGCCGCGACGGCTACGGCGACGACTGGCCGATCGGCTACGAAGACCTGGCGCCCTACTACGACAAAGTCGATCGCCTGATCGGCGTGTTCGGCTCGAAGGATAACTTCTACAACGAGCCGGACGGCATTTTTCTGCCGCCGCCGAAGCCGCGCTGCTACGAGCTGCTGGTGGCAAAGGCCTGCGAGAAGCTGGGTATTCCGGTGCTGGCCTCGCGGCTGTCGATTCTGACGCGACCGCTCAACGGCCGCCCGGCCTGCCACTACTGCTCCCAGTGCAACCGGGGCTGCACGGTGCGGGCCAACTTCGCCTCGAGCTACGTGCTGATTCCGCCCGCGCTGGAGACGGGCCGGCTGACGATCATCCCGAACGCCATGGCCCGGGAGATTCTGGTGGACGAGAACCTGCGGGCGCGGGGCGTCTCCTACATCGACAAGGAGACGATGCAGGAGCGGCAGGTGCGGGCGCGGATCGTGGTGCTGGGGGCCAGTGCCTGCGAGACGGCGCGGCTGCTTCTTAACTCGCGCGGCCCGCGCTACGAAAACGGCCTGGCCAATTCGAGTGGGCTGGTGGGGCGCTACCTGATGGACTCGACGGGCACGAGCGTGGCGGGCTTCATCCCGGCGCTGGTCAAGAACCTGCCGCACAACGAGGACGGCGTGGGCGGCATGCACATCTACATTCCCTGGTGGGCCTACAACCAGAAGCTGGACTTTCCGCGCGGGTATCACCTGGAGGTGTGGGGCGGGCGCCGCATGCCGGGCTACGGCTTCGGGGCGGGCATTCACCGGCTCAACGGTCGGCTGCCCGGCCCGGATGGTCGGCCCCGTCCGAAAGGCGGCGGAGGCTACGGCCTGCAGCTCAAGGAGGACTACCGCCAGCTCTACGGGGCGATCGTGGGCTTTTCGGGGCGCGGCGAGATGATCGCCCGCTACGAGAACTATTGCACGGTCGATCCGAACGTGGTGGATCGCTACGGCATTCCGGTGCTGCGCTTCCACGTGAAGTGGAGCGACGAAGAGATCCGCCAGGCGCGGCACATGCAGGAGACGGGGCGGGAGATCATCCGGGCGATGGGCGGCGAGCCGCTCGACGAGATGCCGGGGCCGGAGCGGGGCTACGGCATTACGAAGCCGGGCGAGATCATCCACGAGGCGGGCACCACGCGCATGGGACGTGATCCGAAGACCTCGGTGCTGAATCCGTTCTGCCAGGCGCACGACGTGCCGAACCTGTTCGTGGTGGATGCCGGGCCGTTCGTGTCGATGCCGCACAAGAACCCGACGTGGACGATTCTGGCGCTGGCCTGGCGCACGGCGGACTACATTGTCGAACAGCGCAAACAGGGCAACCTATGA
- a CDS encoding SusC/RagA family TonB-linked outer membrane protein yields the protein MERCYKRLRRRLLLLSVLLLSASAAYAQFEVRGVVRAADDNSPLPGVNIVEVGTMNGTTTDADGNFVLTVSSPQATLRFSFVGYETQDVPLNGRNYLEVLLQPTVAQLGEVVVTALGIEREARAVGYAISQVSAQDLVTGTETNFGNLLQGKVAGLQINPTAGGPGSSTRIVIRGVSSLTGDNQPLIVVDGVPIDNSTIGSAGMWGGFDGGDGISSLNPEDIESISVLKGAAAAALYGTRARNGVILINTRSGKGRRGLNVEFSTTLTAEEGLVGFSDYQNIYGQGSQGKKPATQAEALQFGLSSWGAKLDGSPVIQFDGVARPYRAVNRRLEDFYRTGLSARNTLSIYGGQENAAVYFSVTQLDAQSIVPGSGLQRTSLTLRGTATLGRFTVDAKANYVNELADDRPRLSDSPGNANWTIAFLPPNVDPKTLKPGYTEEGTELQFSDNIYATNPWWVVNRFQSDDDKDRLIGALDVEYRLTDWLAIEGRTGLDWYTLRRRSVTPWGTAYRPGGDLSENEWRVLESNTDVLLKARHQLTTSLGRLDLNAYGGGSVRWRQTEMLGAFGSEFKVPGLITISNTSNQSPQYDFSEKQINSLYGALEIGYNDYLFLNLTARNDWSSTLPPDNNSYFYPSVSASFVFSDVLPVPSWLSFGKIRAAWAQVGSDTDPYMLNLTYVLDNTSHLGQPLGYIGQNSVPLFNLKPTTTTETELGVNLEFLNNRLGLDLTWYRRETTDQILSTSISEASGFGARVINAGALRNQGVELLLRGTPLQTSQMFWNLSVNFAKNISKVLALAGDQTVLVLDQSRRQTAWITAEVGKPYGTIWGYRYLRDDQGRIVHDDSGLPMRDPERVVLGRGTPDWTAGFLSELGYRNLNVSLLIDVKWGGQLFSATNAYAYSVGLHKNTLKGRAECDAVADPINGYPSTGCMVGEGVNQQGQPNTVKVLPQAYYGRIASQIAEEFVYDANFIKLRELRIGYRIPDRWLMRTPLRSLTVALVGRNLAYLYNTVPNVDPESSYNNGNAQGLELAGVPQTRSLGLSINARF from the coding sequence ATGGAACGTTGCTACAAGAGGCTCCGCAGACGTCTGCTGTTGCTGAGCGTGCTGCTGCTGAGCGCCTCGGCGGCCTACGCCCAGTTCGAGGTGCGAGGCGTCGTGCGCGCAGCCGACGACAACAGTCCCCTGCCGGGCGTCAACATCGTGGAGGTGGGCACCATGAACGGGACCACCACCGACGCCGACGGCAACTTCGTGCTCACCGTCAGCAGCCCCCAGGCCACGCTCCGATTTTCGTTCGTGGGATACGAAACGCAGGACGTGCCGCTCAACGGCCGCAACTACCTGGAGGTGCTGCTGCAACCGACCGTGGCCCAGCTGGGCGAGGTCGTGGTCACGGCGCTGGGCATCGAGCGGGAAGCCCGGGCCGTAGGCTACGCCATCAGCCAGGTAAGCGCACAGGACCTGGTCACGGGCACCGAGACCAACTTCGGCAATCTGCTGCAGGGCAAGGTGGCCGGCCTGCAGATCAATCCGACGGCCGGTGGCCCGGGCTCCTCGACCCGCATCGTGATCCGCGGCGTTTCGTCGCTCACCGGCGACAACCAGCCGCTGATCGTGGTCGACGGCGTGCCGATCGACAACTCGACGATCGGTTCGGCCGGCATGTGGGGTGGCTTCGACGGGGGCGACGGCATCTCCAGTCTGAATCCCGAAGACATCGAGAGCATCTCGGTGCTGAAAGGCGCTGCGGCCGCTGCGCTTTATGGCACCCGTGCCCGCAACGGCGTCATTCTGATCAACACGCGCTCGGGCAAGGGGCGGCGCGGCCTGAACGTCGAGTTCAGCACCACGCTCACGGCCGAAGAAGGGCTGGTCGGCTTTTCAGATTATCAGAACATCTACGGCCAGGGTTCTCAGGGGAAAAAGCCTGCTACCCAGGCCGAAGCGTTACAGTTTGGTCTTTCGAGCTGGGGCGCGAAGCTGGACGGGTCGCCCGTCATTCAGTTCGACGGTGTGGCCCGGCCCTACCGGGCCGTCAACCGGCGGCTGGAAGATTTCTACCGCACAGGACTTTCGGCGCGCAACACGCTGAGCATTTACGGTGGGCAGGAGAACGCGGCCGTTTATTTTTCCGTCACCCAGCTCGACGCGCAGAGCATCGTGCCGGGCTCGGGCCTGCAGCGCACCTCGCTGACGCTGCGCGGCACGGCCACACTGGGGCGTTTTACCGTCGATGCCAAGGCCAACTATGTCAATGAGCTGGCCGACGATCGTCCCCGTCTGTCCGACAGCCCGGGCAACGCAAACTGGACCATCGCCTTCCTGCCACCCAACGTCGATCCGAAAACGCTGAAGCCGGGTTATACCGAAGAAGGCACCGAGCTGCAGTTCTCCGACAACATCTACGCAACGAACCCCTGGTGGGTGGTCAATCGCTTTCAGTCGGACGACGACAAAGATCGCCTCATCGGCGCCCTGGACGTCGAATATCGGCTGACCGACTGGCTCGCGATCGAGGGCCGCACCGGCCTGGACTGGTACACGCTCCGTCGCCGGAGCGTCACGCCCTGGGGCACGGCCTATCGACCTGGCGGCGACCTGTCGGAAAACGAATGGCGCGTCCTTGAAAGCAATACGGACGTGCTGCTGAAGGCCCGGCACCAGCTGACCACGTCGTTGGGGCGCCTGGACCTGAACGCGTACGGCGGAGGGAGCGTCCGCTGGCGACAGACCGAAATGCTGGGCGCTTTTGGCTCCGAATTCAAGGTGCCCGGGCTCATCACCATCTCCAACACCAGCAATCAGTCGCCACAGTACGACTTTTCCGAAAAGCAGATCAACTCGCTTTACGGTGCCCTGGAGATAGGCTACAACGACTACCTGTTCCTGAACCTGACCGCCCGCAACGACTGGTCCTCGACGCTGCCGCCGGACAACAACAGCTACTTCTATCCGTCGGTCAGTGCCAGTTTCGTCTTCAGCGACGTGCTGCCGGTGCCCTCGTGGCTGAGTTTCGGTAAAATCCGGGCCGCCTGGGCCCAGGTGGGAAGCGACACGGATCCCTACATGCTCAACCTGACCTACGTGCTGGACAACACGTCGCACCTTGGCCAGCCGCTTGGATATATCGGGCAGAACTCCGTCCCGCTGTTCAACCTGAAGCCCACCACCACCACCGAAACGGAGCTGGGCGTCAACCTGGAGTTTCTGAACAATCGCCTGGGATTGGACCTGACGTGGTACCGGCGTGAAACCACCGATCAGATTCTCTCGACCTCAATTTCAGAGGCTTCAGGCTTCGGCGCCCGCGTCATCAACGCCGGCGCACTGCGCAATCAGGGCGTGGAACTGTTGCTGCGTGGGACCCCGCTTCAGACTTCACAGATGTTCTGGAATCTTAGCGTCAATTTTGCGAAAAACATCAGCAAAGTGCTCGCGCTGGCCGGCGACCAGACCGTTCTGGTACTGGACCAGAGCCGTAGACAGACGGCCTGGATCACGGCCGAAGTAGGCAAGCCCTACGGCACGATCTGGGGCTACCGCTACCTGCGGGACGATCAGGGACGCATCGTGCACGACGACAGCGGGCTGCCCATGCGCGATCCAGAACGCGTCGTGCTGGGCCGCGGCACGCCCGATTGGACGGCCGGCTTCCTTTCCGAACTCGGCTACAGAAATCTGAACGTGTCTCTGCTGATCGATGTCAAATGGGGCGGCCAGCTCTTCTCGGCAACCAATGCCTACGCCTACAGTGTGGGTCTGCACAAAAACACCTTGAAAGGCCGCGCCGAGTGCGACGCTGTGGCCGATCCCATCAACGGCTATCCGTCAACCGGCTGCATGGTGGGCGAAGGCGTCAACCAGCAGGGACAGCCCAACACCGTGAAGGTCCTGCCGCAGGCTTACTATGGCCGTATTGCCAGCCAGATTGCCGAGGAGTTCGTCTACGACGCCAACTTCATCAAGCTGCGCGAGCTGCGCATTGGCTATCGGATTCCGGATCGATGGCTGATGCGCACGCCGCTGCGGTCGTTGACCGTCGCGCTTGTGGGCCGCAACCTGGCCTACCTCTACAACACGGTCCCCAACGTGGACCCCGAGTCCAGCTACAACAACGGCAACGCCCAGGGCCTGGAACTGGCCGGCGTGCCGCAGACGCGCAGCCTGGGCCTCAGCATCAACGCCCGTTTCTAA
- a CDS encoding gluconate 2-dehydrogenase subunit 3 family protein, whose translation MSELNRRDALKLLALMAAAPTFSFGCRPEEVQQAQQRRGQTQPGPDYRRQFFTEHEYRTVTVLADWIIPADERSGSASDAGVPAFIDFIMSDPLIPGLERRQTAIRGGLAWLDYQCLQRYGAPFVECNRSQQQEMLDLIAYPDVAPPEMAPGVAFFNSFRDLVASGFWSSKMGMEDLQYMGNTAVAEWKGCPDEVLEHLGLK comes from the coding sequence ATGAGCGAATTGAATCGACGGGACGCACTCAAGCTGCTGGCGTTGATGGCGGCGGCGCCGACGTTCAGTTTCGGATGCCGCCCCGAGGAGGTGCAACAGGCGCAACAGCGACGGGGCCAGACGCAACCAGGCCCGGACTACCGGCGGCAGTTTTTCACCGAGCACGAGTACCGGACCGTGACGGTGCTGGCCGACTGGATCATTCCGGCCGACGAGCGCTCGGGCAGTGCCAGCGATGCCGGCGTGCCGGCCTTCATCGACTTCATCATGAGCGATCCGCTCATTCCGGGGCTGGAGCGGCGGCAGACGGCCATCCGGGGCGGGCTGGCCTGGCTCGACTACCAGTGCCTGCAGCGCTACGGGGCGCCATTCGTCGAATGCAACCGGAGCCAGCAGCAGGAGATGCTCGACCTGATCGCCTATCCCGACGTGGCACCGCCCGAGATGGCGCCGGGCGTGGCCTTTTTCAACAGCTTTCGGGATCTGGTGGCCTCGGGCTTCTGGTCGAGCAAGATGGGCATGGAAGACCTGCAGTACATGGGCAACACGGCCGTGGCCGAATGGAAAGGATGTCCGGACGAGGTGCTCGAACATCTGGGTCTGAAATAA
- a CDS encoding carbohydrate-binding family 9-like protein — translation MRCPEPWSRAGCLAVCFGFLRLLLDASTVAGQPVMAPDSLLPFAPRTYVCYRSDRPLHIDGRLDEPAWQAAPWSAPFVDIEGPRRPPPPYRTRVKLLWDDTYLYIGAELEEPHLWATLTRRDTVIFYDNDFEVFIDPDGDTHAYYELEINALGTVWDLLLLKPYRDGGPALDAWDIRELQAAVALDGTLNDPSDTDRGWTVELALPWDVLEEAAPEGRPPRPGEQWRMNFSRVQWPLEVVNGRYRKRRDPATGRPLPESNWVWSPQGVVNMHLPERWGYVQFSALVAGTGTEPFLPHSDEPVRWLLRQLYYRQRLFRERHGRYARTLDELEVPANRHTRYRLTLQTTESLYEITAALPDGARLHLREDGRIWKTRPDTP, via the coding sequence ATGAGATGCCCTGAACCCTGGAGCCGGGCCGGCTGTCTGGCCGTCTGTTTCGGCTTCCTCCGGCTGCTTCTGGACGCTTCGACGGTGGCCGGGCAGCCGGTCATGGCTCCGGATTCGCTGTTGCCTTTTGCGCCCCGCACCTACGTCTGCTACCGAAGCGATCGGCCGCTTCACATCGACGGCCGCCTCGACGAACCCGCCTGGCAGGCCGCCCCGTGGAGCGCGCCGTTTGTGGACATCGAAGGACCACGCCGCCCACCCCCACCCTACCGCACCCGCGTCAAGCTGCTCTGGGACGACACGTACCTCTACATTGGCGCCGAGCTGGAAGAACCCCACCTGTGGGCCACGCTGACCCGGCGCGATACGGTCATCTTCTACGACAACGACTTCGAGGTTTTCATCGACCCCGACGGCGATACGCACGCCTACTACGAACTGGAGATCAACGCGCTGGGGACCGTCTGGGACCTGCTGCTGCTCAAACCCTACCGCGACGGCGGCCCGGCCCTCGACGCCTGGGACATCCGGGAGCTGCAGGCGGCCGTGGCGCTCGACGGCACGCTGAACGATCCGTCCGATACCGACCGTGGCTGGACCGTCGAACTGGCCCTGCCCTGGGACGTGCTCGAAGAAGCGGCCCCCGAAGGGCGCCCGCCCCGCCCCGGGGAGCAGTGGCGCATGAACTTCTCGCGCGTGCAGTGGCCGCTGGAGGTGGTCAACGGCCGCTACCGCAAACGTCGGGATCCGGCAACCGGACGCCCCCTTCCCGAATCGAACTGGGTCTGGTCGCCGCAAGGCGTGGTCAACATGCACCTGCCCGAACGCTGGGGCTACGTGCAGTTTTCGGCGCTCGTGGCCGGCACCGGGACCGAACCGTTCCTTCCACACTCGGACGAGCCGGTGCGCTGGCTGCTCCGCCAGCTCTACTATCGCCAGCGGCTGTTCCGCGAGCGGCATGGCCGCTACGCCCGCACGCTCGACGAACTGGAGGTCCCCGCCAACCGGCACACGCGCTACCGCCTGACGCTCCAGACTACCGAAAGCCTCTACGAAATCACGGCCGCGCTGCCCGACGGCGCACGCCTGCACCTTCGCGAAGACGGACGGATCTGGAAAACCCGACCCGATACCCCATGA
- the nagB gene encoding glucosamine-6-phosphate deaminase — translation MSVNATMQSSIPAVSPTTEGTQRERVPVRIFDNPAQLAREVARRIAELIRERQAEGRTVVLGLPTGSTPIGVYQELIRMHREEGLDFSNVITFNLDEYYPMHPDSLQSYHRFMRENLFDHLNIPPENIHIPRGDIPPEEVEAHCQAYEEEIRKAGGLDLVLLGIGRSGHIGFNEPGSGPETRTRLVVLDEITRKDAASDFFGEENVPRHAITMGIGTILEAREIILMATGEHKAPIVRRAVEEPPDRQVPASFLQTHPNAAFYLDRAAASELTREKTPWLVREVVWDKPMAKRAIIWLSEKLGKAILKLEAADFYRNHLHSLVHAYPDVDALCLEIFEDLRQRIVYPHQLFKRQRVIVFSPHPDDDVISMGGMLDKLVANQNEVIVAYMTNGSVAVFDADVRRYLRFVELSHDILGLEGEALERFRARQQEILDFFARKKPGEVDLEVIQKLKAHIRYAEAVAAIEVVGLTAEHARFLDMPFYKTGTVRKDPIGEADIRIVHDLLEEIRPHHIFVAGDLSDPHGTHRMCYTAIQQALQRYHRAHPREEWPLVWLYRGAWQEWEVHQADVFLPMSKADLDRKIEAIFKHESQKDRAMFPGAYDDREFWQRARDRNRGTAETLNRLGLPEFYAAEAFVTCYEMP, via the coding sequence ATGTCGGTAAACGCCACAATGCAATCATCCATCCCTGCCGTAAGTCCGACCACCGAGGGAACGCAGCGCGAGCGGGTGCCGGTGCGGATCTTCGACAATCCGGCGCAGCTCGCCCGCGAGGTGGCCCGGCGCATTGCCGAGTTGATCCGGGAGCGACAGGCCGAAGGCCGCACGGTGGTGCTGGGCCTGCCCACGGGCTCCACGCCCATCGGCGTCTATCAGGAGCTGATCCGCATGCACCGGGAAGAGGGGCTCGACTTTTCCAACGTGATCACCTTCAACCTGGACGAATACTACCCCATGCATCCGGATAGCCTTCAGAGCTATCACCGGTTCATGCGGGAAAATCTTTTCGACCACCTCAACATTCCGCCCGAAAACATCCACATCCCCCGCGGCGACATCCCGCCCGAAGAAGTCGAGGCGCACTGTCAGGCCTACGAGGAGGAGATCCGGAAGGCCGGCGGACTGGATCTGGTGCTGCTGGGCATCGGGCGCAGCGGCCACATCGGCTTCAACGAGCCGGGCTCGGGCCCCGAGACGCGCACGCGGCTGGTGGTGCTCGACGAAATCACGCGCAAAGACGCCGCCAGCGACTTCTTCGGTGAAGAAAACGTGCCGCGCCACGCCATCACGATGGGCATCGGCACGATCCTCGAAGCCCGCGAGATCATCCTGATGGCCACCGGCGAGCACAAGGCGCCTATTGTCCGCCGGGCCGTCGAGGAACCGCCCGACCGCCAGGTGCCGGCCAGCTTCCTGCAGACGCACCCGAACGCCGCCTTCTACCTGGACCGCGCGGCCGCCAGCGAACTGACCCGTGAAAAGACCCCCTGGCTCGTGCGCGAGGTGGTCTGGGACAAGCCGATGGCCAAGCGGGCCATCATCTGGCTTTCGGAAAAGCTAGGCAAGGCGATTCTCAAACTCGAGGCGGCCGACTTCTACCGGAATCACCTGCACAGCCTCGTGCACGCCTACCCCGATGTCGATGCGCTCTGCCTGGAGATCTTCGAAGACCTGCGCCAGCGCATCGTCTATCCCCACCAGCTCTTCAAGCGCCAGCGCGTGATCGTCTTCAGTCCGCACCCGGACGACGACGTGATTTCGATGGGCGGGATGCTCGACAAGCTGGTGGCCAATCAGAACGAGGTGATCGTCGCCTACATGACGAACGGCTCGGTGGCCGTCTTCGACGCCGACGTGCGGCGCTACCTCCGCTTCGTCGAGCTCAGCCACGACATTCTGGGGCTGGAAGGCGAAGCGCTCGAACGCTTCCGGGCGCGCCAGCAGGAAATCCTGGACTTCTTCGCCCGCAAAAAGCCGGGCGAGGTGGATCTGGAGGTGATCCAGAAGCTCAAGGCGCACATTCGCTACGCCGAGGCGGTGGCGGCCATCGAAGTGGTGGGCCTGACGGCCGAGCACGCCCGCTTTCTGGACATGCCCTTCTACAAGACGGGCACCGTCCGCAAAGACCCCATCGGGGAGGCTGACATTCGCATCGTGCACGACCTGCTCGAAGAAATCCGCCCGCATCACATCTTCGTGGCGGGCGACCTGTCGGACCCGCACGGCACGCACCGCATGTGCTACACGGCCATCCAGCAGGCGCTGCAGCGCTACCACCGGGCGCACCCGCGCGAGGAGTGGCCGCTGGTGTGGCTCTACCGGGGCGCCTGGCAGGAATGGGAGGTGCACCAGGCCGACGTCTTTCTGCCCATGTCGAAGGCGGACCTCGACCGCAAGATCGAGGCCATCTTCAAACACGAGAGCCAGAAAGACCGGGCCATGTTTCCGGGTGCCTACGACGACCGGGAGTTCTGGCAGCGCGCCCGCGATCGCAACCGGGGCACGGCCGAAACGCTCAACCGCCTCGGCCTGCCCGAATTCTATGCCGCCGAAGCCTTCGTCACCTGCTATGAGATGCCCTGA
- a CDS encoding LacI family DNA-binding transcriptional regulator, with translation MEKLTIDQVASLACVSRSVVSRVLNNHPNVSEEARRRVLEVIKKYNYRPSSVARSLATRRTYEICILTPRRGNEALANGFWTLLHLGIFEQCVQRGYYVSLSMLSGDAEEELEDRLLNEHSFDGFVLLTSEVAERVIDTLRERGTPAVLVGHDPAYPDVSSVDVDNFGGAYRAVRHLCRLGHRRVAAILGHPELQETRDRRAGYLQALQDAGAEVQEALIEIGDYSQRSGYEIMRRWLEKGPDFSAVFCASDTMAIGALLALYEAGVRVPDQMAVVGFDDLPVSQYTCPPLTTVHQPIYEKGRWAANILIDQIEGRKRLAVHANLQAELIVRRSCGAQA, from the coding sequence ATGGAGAAGCTGACGATCGATCAGGTGGCAAGCCTGGCGTGCGTGTCGCGCTCGGTCGTCTCGCGCGTGCTCAACAACCACCCGAACGTGAGCGAGGAGGCGCGGCGGCGCGTGCTGGAGGTGATCAAAAAGTACAACTACCGGCCCAGCTCGGTCGCGCGCAGCCTGGCCACCCGCCGCACCTACGAGATCTGCATCCTGACGCCACGCCGGGGCAACGAGGCACTGGCGAACGGCTTCTGGACGCTACTGCACCTGGGCATCTTCGAGCAGTGCGTCCAGCGTGGTTACTACGTGTCGCTTTCGATGCTCTCGGGCGACGCCGAAGAGGAACTGGAGGATCGGCTGCTGAACGAGCACAGTTTCGACGGCTTTGTGCTGCTCACCTCGGAGGTGGCCGAGCGCGTGATCGACACGTTGCGGGAGCGGGGGACGCCGGCCGTGCTGGTCGGGCACGATCCGGCCTACCCGGACGTCAGCTCGGTGGACGTGGACAACTTCGGCGGGGCCTACCGGGCCGTCCGGCACCTGTGCCGCCTGGGGCATCGGCGCGTAGCGGCCATCCTGGGGCATCCGGAGCTGCAGGAGACGCGCGACCGCCGCGCGGGCTACCTGCAGGCGCTGCAGGATGCCGGCGCCGAGGTCCAGGAAGCGCTCATCGAGATCGGCGACTACTCGCAGCGCTCGGGCTACGAAATCATGCGGCGCTGGCTGGAAAAAGGTCCGGACTTTTCGGCCGTCTTCTGCGCCAGCGACACGATGGCGATCGGGGCGCTGCTGGCCCTCTACGAAGCGGGCGTGCGCGTGCCCGACCAGATGGCCGTCGTGGGCTTCGACGATCTCCCCGTGTCGCAGTACACCTGTCCGCCGCTGACCACCGTTCATCAGCCGATTTACGAGAAGGGCCGGTGGGCCGCCAACATCCTCATCGACCAGATTGAAGGTCGCAAACGGCTGGCCGTGCATGCCAACCTGCAGGCCGAACTCATCGTGCGGCGCAGCTGTGGGGCGCAGGCATAG
- a CDS encoding N-acetylglucosamine kinase has protein sequence MEHSVPSLLVGLDVGGSSTELLAVTPNARSEPVRLVGPGANLQRVGFEQTVAVLQELIEQALRHFPEVSVLSVCAGIAGCGRLKDQELLARRLQQVLGDGGRAVQVRVVHDAEIALEAAFEGGSGVVLVAGTGSVILARTLQGRIEVAGGWGYLLGDEGSGFAIARAGLQAVAHALDGGPPTRLQALLAERFQLSERDAIIHRVYQERWPLQQFAPVVLEAARTGDPVARHIVDDQVARLVEQVGWLLQRLGDDVAPRMALAGGLMNEPFYVARLREQLARRWPDWSVEVQRRRPVEGALRLARRLLATGVGSE, from the coding sequence ATGGAGCATTCCGTGCCATCGCTGCTCGTCGGTCTGGACGTGGGCGGCTCGTCGACCGAGCTGCTGGCCGTTACGCCGAATGCCCGAAGCGAGCCCGTGCGGCTGGTCGGGCCGGGTGCCAATCTGCAACGGGTCGGCTTCGAACAGACCGTGGCCGTTCTGCAGGAGTTGATCGAACAGGCGCTGCGCCATTTCCCCGAGGTATCGGTGCTTTCCGTATGCGCGGGCATTGCCGGATGCGGCCGTCTGAAAGACCAGGAGCTGCTGGCCCGGCGACTCCAGCAGGTGCTCGGGGACGGCGGGCGCGCCGTGCAGGTACGGGTGGTCCACGACGCGGAGATTGCGCTGGAGGCGGCCTTTGAAGGAGGGAGCGGCGTCGTCCTGGTGGCAGGGACCGGCTCGGTCATTCTGGCCCGTACGCTGCAGGGGCGGATCGAAGTGGCCGGCGGCTGGGGCTACCTGCTGGGCGACGAAGGGAGTGGCTTTGCCATCGCCCGCGCCGGGCTGCAGGCCGTCGCCCACGCGCTCGACGGCGGGCCTCCCACGCGCCTGCAGGCGTTGCTGGCCGAGCGCTTTCAGCTCAGCGAACGCGACGCCATCATCCACCGCGTCTATCAGGAGCGCTGGCCGCTGCAGCAGTTCGCGCCGGTCGTGCTGGAGGCCGCGCGTACGGGCGATCCGGTGGCGCGGCACATCGTGGACGATCAGGTGGCCCGGCTGGTCGAACAGGTCGGATGGCTTCTGCAGCGACTCGGCGACGACGTGGCCCCCCGCATGGCTCTGGCCGGAGGGTTGATGAACGAGCCGTTTTACGTGGCCCGATTGCGCGAGCAGCTTGCCCGGCGCTGGCCGGACTGGTCCGTCGAGGTGCAGCGGCGGCGGCCGGTCGAAGGCGCGTTGCGCCTGGCCCGGCGCCTGCTGGCGACCGGTGTCGGCTCGGAATGA